One window of the Ananas comosus cultivar F153 linkage group 21, ASM154086v1, whole genome shotgun sequence genome contains the following:
- the LOC109726778 gene encoding protein PIN-LIKES 6-like: MVVLISTVKKTIVDNLKISNSIYVLHSSIILFVNHPLRLLLNSLLIILQLVFSLLLPCLIFSDLGRAVTLQNLVRWWFLPVNVIMATISGSLIGLIVASIIRPPYPYFKFTIIHIGIGNTGNVPLVLIAALCRDQSNPFGDTAMCSQQGNAYISFGQWVGAIILYTYVFQMLAPPPGETFDSTDEAKLPTRTFVDNLVPEHDKLPTKLPISTTVPEQITTTVPEQVPLLALEETQKIGPLSSKRVKIMDQLHLLVQKLKLKQIFQPPITAAILAIFIGCVPFLKNFVLTDDAPLFFFTDSCLILGEAMIPCILLALGGNLVEGPGPGSKRLGFRTIVAIIFARLVLVPPVGLGIYFLGDKLGFYPEGDKMFRFILLLQYAMPTSVLSGVIANLRGCGKESAAILFWVHLCAIISMTGWITLYLSMLF; the protein is encoded by the exons TAAACTCTTTGTTAATAATTTTGCAGCttgtcttttctcttcttctcccttgTCTTATATTTTCTGATCTTGGAAGAGCAGTTACTCTGCAAAACTTGGTGCGGTG GTGGTTTCTTCCAGTCAATGTCATTATGGCTACAATATCTGGCTCCTTGATTGGTCTCATAGTGGCATCCATTATCCGACCCCCTTATCCCTATTTCAAGTTTACCATTATCCATATAGGAATTG GGAACACTGGGAATGTACCTCTCGTCCTTATAGCAGCACTATGTCGTGACCAATCCAATCCCTTTGGTGACACTGCTATGTGCAGTCAACAGGGAAATGCATATATCTCATTTGGTCAATGG GTTGGCGCAATTATTCTATACACATATGTGTTTCAGATGCTAGCGCCGCCACCAGGAGAAACATTTGATAGCACCGACGAGGCGAAACTACCAACGAGGACTTTTGTTGACAATTTAGTGCCTGAGCATGATAAACTTCCAACTAAGCTCCCAATCAGCACTACTGTGCCCGAACAAATCACCACTACTGTGCCCGAGCAAGTGCCCCTGCTAGCTCTTGAGGAGACCCAGAAAATTGGTCCATTGTCTTCGAAAAGAGTAAAA ATTATGGACCAGCTACATCTTCTTGTTCAGAAACTAAAACTTAAGCAGATTTTCCAGCCCCCAATTACTGCTGCT ATTTTAGCAATTTTTATTGGTTGTGTTCCATTCTTAAAGAATTTTGTCCTCACGGATGATGCTCCATTGTTCTTTTTCACAGACAGCTGCCTTATTCTCGG AGAGGCCATGATTCCATGTATTTTGCTCGCCTTGGGAGGTAACCTTGTTGAAG GTCCAGGTCCAGGAAGCAAAAGACTTGGGTTCCGAACTATTGTAGCTATTATATTTGCACGGTTGGTCTTGGTTCCTCCAGTAGGGCTTGGAATTTACTTCTTAGGTGATAAACTTGGCTTCTACCCAGAGGGTGACAAAATGTTCAGattcatcctcctcctccagtACGCAATGCCCACTTCTGTGCTTTCTG GTGTGATTGCGAATCTACGAGGGTGTGGAAAGGAGTCAGCAGCTATTTTGTTTTGGGTACATCTTTGTGCGATCATCTCAATGACTGGATGGATCACTCTGTACCTGTCCATGCTTTTCTGA
- the LOC109726285 gene encoding pentatricopeptide repeat-containing protein At1g11900-like, giving the protein MRFSSQIPLFRSVSRISIAGIGSFARFRSQNRFFIVCFRERSSLGSQNRNGSRTCSLSRRSIMCADLVDNGLLPFAAAAHDIFNMRTNRRSMVTWDSDDDGEITNNFDLFYSTSKGKNISDKDICSAYIEMLCSSGNLAEAVSLLRHLQNRQTHVSLNVYNILLSLAAEANNFSLFSKIFKYLLTSKVPPDFTSYCNVAKAFQKVDDSELLLKFIRDVSEITCDREPTVVNRIVFAVGDSGQIDKSLMIFEELKKIQFDVNVVTFNTVLGILGRSGQVDRMLSEFTQMKDLGYSPDLVTYNTVINCLRRMGKFGLCKDFAREMFEKGIDMDLRTYAAVIDGLGRAGHVEEALNMFSEMKKSQQPSIYIYRALISDLKRAGKFELALNLSEEMNSTSSKLIGPKDFKPKQKVKMS; this is encoded by the exons ATGCGTTTCTCCTCGCAAATTCCCCTTTTCCGATCCGTTTCTCGCATTTCAATTGCAGGAATTGGGTCTTTTGCTAGGTTTCGATCCCAAAATCGCTTCTTCATCGTTTGCTTCAGAGAAAGGAGCTCTTTGGGATCTCAAAATCGTAATGGGTCTCGCACTTGTTCCCTTTCTCGG AGAAGTATCATGTGCGCCGACCTTGTTGATAATGGTCTTTTACCGTTCGCTGCAGCTGCGcatgatattttcaatatgCGCACCAATCGGCGATCGATGGTGACATGGGATTCTGATGATGATGGAGAGATTACTAAcaattttgatcttttctatTCTACTTCAAAAGGTAAGAACATTTCGGACAAAGATATATGTAGTGCTTATATCGAGATGCTCTGTAGCTCTGGTAATCTAGCAGAAGCTGTTTCTTTGCTGAGACATTTGCAAAATAGACAGACCCATGTCAGTCTTAATGTTTATAACATCCTTCTTAGCTTGGCAGCTGAGGCCAACAATTTCAGTTTGTTCTCCAAGATATTCAAGTATTTGCTAACTTCGAAAGTGCCCCCTGATTTTACTTCTTACTGCAATGTTGCAAAGGCTTTTCAGAAGGTTGATGACTCGGAACTACTGCTCAAATTTATCAGGGATGTATCGGAAATAACTTGTGATAGAGAACCTACTGTCGTGAACAGGATCGTGTTTGCGGTTGGTGATTCTGGACAAATTGACAAAAGCTTGATGATATTCGAAGAGCTGAAGAAGATTCAATTTGACGTCAATGTGGTCACATTCAACACAGTTTTGGGAATATTGGGAAGATCAGGTCAGGTGGATCGAATGCTTTCTGAGTTCACGCAAATGAAAGATTTGGGTTATTCTCCCGATTTAGTAACATACAATACGGTTATTAATTGCCTACGCAGAATGGGGAAGTTTGGTCTCTGCAAAGATTTTGCAAGAGAGATGTTTGAGAAAGGTATCGATATGGATCTAAGGACTTATGCTGCAGTAATTGATGGTCTTGGACGGGCCGGCCATGTTGAAGAGGCGCTCAATATGTTTTCGGAGATGAAAAAGTCTCAACAGCCTTCAATATATATCTACCGTGCTCTAATTAGCGACTTAAAACGGGCTGGGAAGTTCGAACTGGCATTGAATTTGTCCGAGGAGATGAACTCAACAAGTTCGAAACTTATCGGTCCTAAAGATTTCAAGCCAAAACAAAAGGTCAAAATGAGTTGA
- the LOC109726780 gene encoding uncharacterized protein LOC109726780, producing the protein MVKICIEICIISARGLRRKSSLLKPQWFAVGWIDPNNKYCTKIDTSGSPNPTWKTKFSVLIDGGDPKLKELSLTVEVHRREPIFLREHLQGVAVVPLKEFIAKFVRDDEGSRSLVEETGSFQLRKRSSGKPKGLVDVSISISEEREGPQEGFTYSDHKTGITLAIEDGPVYTYPTQPHPPALGQHGGFSQRNYPYTNPLNRPSPSSASDASLYGRPPTPPPPPPPSYTGFLPAPFPPTARLPESYINMPSSRPAGQSSGPTGPGFTMGLGAGALAAGAMIFGDDFLSGPSFPADLGGGSLTVSTDPPF; encoded by the exons atggtaaaaatCTGCATTGAAATCTGCATCATATCCGCCCGCGGCCTCCGGCGCAAATCCTCTCTCTTGAAGCCTCAGTGGTTCGCTGTCGGCTGGATCGATCCCAACAACAAATACTGCACCAAAATCGACACGTCGGGCTCTCCGAACCCCACATGGAAAACCAAGTTCTCAGTGTTGATTGATGGAGGAGATCCCAAACTAAAAGAGTTGTCATTAACTGTGGAGGTGCATAGAAGAGAGCCCATATTCTTAAGGGAGCATCTTCAAGGAGTTGCAGTTGTTCCATTGAAGGAATTCATAGCGAAGTTTGTGCGCGATGACGAAGGCTCGAGATCGCTGGTCGAGGAAACGGGGAGTTTCCAGTTGAGGAAGAGGAGCTCAGGAAAGCCGAAAGGGTTGGTTGATGTATCGATTTCGATCTCTGAGGAAAGAGAAG GTCCACAAGAGGGCTTCACATACTCAGATCACAAGACTGGAATCACACTAGCAATAGAAGATGGGCCAGTATACACTTACCCCACACAACCGCATCCGCCGGCCTTAGGCCAACATGGGGGCTTCAGCCAACGCAATTATCCATATACCAACCCTTTAAATCGCCCGAGTCCATCATCAGCATCAGATGCGAGCTTATACGGCCGGCCTCCGActccaccgccgccaccgccgccctcATATACCGGCTTCCTCCCAGCTCCTTTCCCACCAACGGCTCGGTTGCCGGAAAGTTACATAAATATGCCATCAAGTAGACCTGCAGGTCAAAGCTCTGGGCCCACCGGACCAGGCTTTACTATGGGCCTCGGCGCTGGAGCATTGGCTGCAGGTGCTATGATATTTGGCGACGATTTCTTATCAGGCCCGAGTTTCCCTGCTGATCTTGGGGGTGGAAGCCTCACTGTCTCCACTGATCCTCCATTCTGA
- the LOC109726426 gene encoding uncharacterized protein LOC109726426 yields MSPEKMFIPTPHSPLLSPKPYSPNPPSSPPLLPPTILIPFLRSPPRMSLRFICKAAASVSGSGAEYPVGQSAEQLAGESHAKPKMRRKVAGADQEELLEPEALADPDSCFYEFNGVKIHHKVCHHGAKEEEADAGKIGLPLILLHGFGASVFSWDRVMKPLARVVGSKVLAFDRPAFGLTSRLSYFGQSGIGGGDATPLNPYSMAFSVLATLSFIDLLGAQKAILMGHSAGCLVAVNTYFEAPERVAALILVAPAIVAPFLMRKENQVDKGEKRKDENSNLDSRENPFVRIWSAFCQLCMNLVGLALKMVKRMRDMVKTLYARALSAVLRSTFAVMLIRMIIDKFGIVAIRNAWFDANQVNDHVLQGYTKPLRAKGWETALLEYTLAMILDSGSKPPISKRLSEILCPVLIVTGDTDRLVPSWNAERLSRAIPNSTFEVIKNCGHLPHEEKVDEFLSVVERFLQRVFGVRNEELFEAAA; encoded by the exons atgtCCCCCGAAAAAATGTTCATCCCTACCCCCCACTcccccctcctctcccccaAACCCTATTCACCCAATCCACCCTCTTCACCTCCTCTCCTTCCCCCTACAATTCTCATTCCCTTTCTCCGATCCCCGCCCCGTATGAGCCTCCGATTCATCTGCAAAGCCGCCGCCTCTGTTAGCGGCTCCGGCGCCGAGTACCCCG TGGGACAATCTGCCGAACAGTTGGCAGGCGAAAGCCACGCGAAGCCGAAGATGCGACGGAAAGTCGCAGGGGCCGATCAGGAGGAGTTGCTGGAGCCGGAGGCATTGGCCGATCCCGATAGCTGCTTCTATGAGTTCAATGGTGTTAAGATCCACCACAAGGTTTGCCACCATGGGGCCAAAGAAGAGGAGGCGGATGCTGGGAAGATTGGATTGCCCCTGATTCTGTTGCATGGCTTTGGGGCCTCGGTGTTCTCGTGGGACCGTGTGATGAAGCCGTTAGCGAGGGTGGTCGGTTCGAAGGTTCTCGCCTTCGATCGGCCGGCGTTTGGGCTCACCTCGAGGCTGAGCTATTTTGGGCAGTCGGGTATTGGCGGAGGCGATGCGACGCCTTTGAATCCTTACTCGATGGCTTTCTCTGTTCTTGCGACGCTCTCTTTTATTGATTTATTGGGTGCCCAAAAGGCCATTTTGATGGG GCATTCAGCCGGTTGCCTCGTAGCAGTTAATACATACTTCGAAGCGCCTGAGAGGGTTGCCGCACTTATTCTTGTTGCCCCAGCCATTGTTGCTCCCTTTCTCATGCGAAAGGAGAATCAGGTGGACaagggagagaaaagaaaagatgagaattcaaacttggattCGCGTGAGAACCCGTTTGTGAGGATTTGGAGTGCCTTTTGCCAGTTATGTATGAATCTTGTGGGGCTTGCTCTAAAAATGGTGAAACGGATGAGAGATATGGTTAAAACACTTTACGCTAGAGCTTTGTCGGCGGTTCTGCGATCAACATTCGCTGTAATGCTG ATAAGAATGATCATTGATAAGTTTGGTATTGTGGCGATTCGAAATGCATGGTTTGATGCAAACCAAGTAAACGACCATGTCCTACAAGGTTATACAAAG CCATTGAGAGCCAAGGGTTGGGAAACGGCTCTTTTGGAGTATACTTTAGCTATGATTTTGGATTCGGGATCGAAACCACCAATTTCTAAAAGGCTATCTGAGATCTTATGCCCTG TGCTGATAGTGACCGGCGACACTGACCGACTTGTTCCTTCATGGAATGCCGAGCGTCTGTCACGGGCTATACCAAACTCCACCTTTGAAGTAATCAAGAATTGCGGCCACTTGCCTCACGAAGAAAAAGTCGATGAATTCTTGTCAGTTGTTGAAAGGTTCCTACAAAGGGTTTTTGGTGTGCGAAATGAAGAACTCTTTGAAGCAGCAGCGTGA
- the LOC109726425 gene encoding pentatricopeptide repeat-containing protein At3g14730-like — MIAAAALLLHRRCTDAAGLVSALYDCARRRPREAGAVHALLVTSGALRSSPSALTALISAYSALSLPALALRALVASPLPPNLVSFNAAITALASHSLPSAALDLFRRLRRALPDEPPDAFSFPPVLRACADLPAPHAHLHLRALHALLLKSRLHRDLFVASALVRSYLRLRLPDDAAHLFDELPRRDVVLWNALLNGLAQLGRFGPALECFRRMLGAGVAPSKFTVTGILSVFTATADLGSGRKVHAFAVKAAHDREASVANALVDLYGKCHELGDATEVFASIADDDRDLFSWNSMLCALHYSADNVGVLRLLAHMRRSAIWPDAVTMAAVLPACAHMAALRLGREIHGFLVTSGMFGNNGGGSLDVFAANALEDMYAKSGALEDARRVFDRMPEHDSASWNIMIDGYASHGRGGEALRLFDRMTAVEKLAPDAVTLLGALTACSHAGMVEEGRALLRRMREEFAVEPEAEHYACAADMLGRAGRLEEAKQVAEKAGEAGAWRAYLAACRMHGEAGMAEEAARRMLGFEGAGSGGWVLLANAYGSAGSFEGLEEVRGEMRRRGVRKAAPGCSWVEVGAVAVGVDGAAAGEGRTVHVFVSGDREHPEMERIYQMLHGLVGRMRECGYVPDLNI; from the coding sequence ATGATCGCCGCCGCGGcccttctcctccaccgccgctGCACGGACGCTGCAGGGCTCGTCTCGGCGCTCTACGAttgcgcgcggcggcggccgcgcgAGGCGGGGGCGGTGCACGCGCTGCTCGTGACCTCCGGCGCGCTCCGCTCGTCCCCCTCCGCCCTGACCGCGCTCATCTCCGCCTACTCCGCGCTCTCCCTCCCCGCGCTCGCCCTCCGCGCCCTCGTCGCCTCCCCTCTCCCCCCCAACCTCGTCTCCTTCAACGCCGCGATCACCGCGCTCGCCTCCCACTCCctcccctccgccgccctcgacctcttccgccgcctccgccgcgcccTCCCCGACGAACCCCCCGACGCCTTCTCCTTCCCCCCCGTCCTCCGCGCCTGCGCCGACCTCCCCGCGCCCCACGCCCACCTCCACCTCCGCGCCCTCCACGCGCTCCTCCTCAAGTCCCGACTCCACCGCGACCTCTTCGTCGCCAGCGCCCTCGTCCGCTCctacctccgcctccgcctccccgACGACGCCGCCCACCTGTTCGACGAATTGCCCCGAAGGGACGTCGTCCTCTGGAACGCCCTGCTCAACGGGCTCGCCCAGCTGGGCCGCTTCGGGCCCGCCCTGGAGTGCTTCCGCCGGATGCTCGGCGCGGGCGTCGCCCCGAGCAAGTTCACCGTCACCGGGATCCTCTCCGTCTTCACCGCCACGGCCGATTTGGGGAGCGGGCGAAAGGTCCACGCTTTCGCCGTGAAAGCCGCGCACGACCGCGAGGCCTCGGTCGCCAACGCGCTCGTGGACCTCTACGGCAAGTGCCATGAGTTGGGGGACGCCACAGAGGTCTTCGCCTCGATAGCCGACGACGACAGGGACCTCTTCTCGTGGAACTCCATGCTCTGCGCTCTGCACTATTCAGCGGACAACGTCGGCGTCCTGCGGCTCCTCGCGCACATGCGGCGCTCCGCCATTTGGCCCGACGCCGTCACGATGGCCGCCGTCCTCCCCGCCTGCGCCCACATGGCTGCGCTGCGGCTCGGCCGCGAAATTCACGGCTTCCTCGTGACGAGCGGCATGTTCGGCAACAACGGCGGCGGCTCGTTGGACGTGTTTGCCGCCAATGCGCTGGAGGACATGTACGCGAAGAGCGGCGCGCTGGAGGACGCGCGGCGCGTGTTCGACCGGATGCCCGAACACGACTCTGCATCGTGGAACATCATGATCGACGGGTACGCGTCGCACGGGCGCGGCGGCGAAGCACTACGGCTGTTCGATCGGATGACGGCCGTCGAGAAGCTGGCGCCCGACGCGGTGACGCTGCTGGGGGCGCTGACAGCGTGCAGCCATGCAGGGATGGTGGAGGAGGGGCGCGCATTGCTGCGGCGGATGCGGGAGGAATTCGCGGTGGAGCCCGAGGCAGAGCACTATGCGTGCGCGGCGGACATGCTGGGCCGGGCGGGGAGGCTGGAGGAGGCGAAGCAGGTGGCGGAGAAAGCCGGCGAGGCGGGGGCGTGGCGGGCGTATTTGGCGGCGTGCAGGATGCATGGGGAGGCAGGgatggcggaggaggcggcaaGGCGGATGCTGGGGTTCGAGGGGGCGGGGAGTGGGGGGTGGGTGTTGCTGGCAAACGCCTACGGCTCGGCGGGGAGCTTTGAGGGGTTGGAGGAGGTGCGAGGAGAAATGAGGAGGAGAGGCGTGCGGAAGGCGGCGCCGGGGTGTAGTTGGGTGGAGGTGGGGGCCGTCGCCGTCGGCGTCGacggcgcggcggcgggggaggggaGAACGGTGCATGTGTTTGTGAGTGGGGATAGGGAGCACCCGGAGATGGAGAGGATATATCAGATGCTGCATGGGCTTGTAGGGAGGATGAGAGAGTGTGGCTACGTCCccgatttaaatatttaa
- the LOC109726428 gene encoding uncharacterized protein LOC109726428, which yields MQESNTVEYTSMKSLTEPKHGFWGVLARKAKAILEDDNDNGVPNKSGDYGTDQPQTRTSPTSFQNLQSNSSSESYRKPESPAFQRGSEAIKDIGGRIRNAFEEGLTMVENRTADIIQETRKLQIGRKNSSSNLQNLDVDSPNLSSNQSEQETQLKASRDAAYAMAAKAKLHLRQLKTVKADLAFAKERCAQLEEENKMLRENRQKGNNSEDDDLIRLQLETLLAEKARLAHENSLYARENRFLREIVEFHQLTMQDVVHFDEEDIEEVDDVDPIEMLPNLSPIHTAHDVHSSAIPSPPSPTSNPNGQSSPNPSVRSGSPISPHSPKQHGLETPPEETKVIQ from the exons ATGCAGGAGTCTAACACCGTTGAGTACACATCAATGAAAAGCTTAACCGAGCCAAAGCATGGATTCTGGGGTGTTTTGGCAAGGAAAGCTAAAGCAATCCTCGAAGACGATAACGACAATGGTGTTCCGAATAAATCTGGAGATTATGGCACAGATCAGCCTCAAACACGTACCTCACCGACAAGTTTTCAG AATCTGCAATCCAACTCATCCTCTGAAAGTTACCGAAAGCCGGAAAGCCCTGCATTCCAGAGAGGCTCAGAAGCAATAAAAGATATCGGGGGGCGAATCCGAAATGCCTTCGAA GAGGGTTTGACAATGGTGGAGAACAGGACTGCTGATATTATTCAGGAAACAAGAAAGCTACAGATCGGAAGAAAGAACAGCAGTTCCAACTTACAGAATCTGGATGTCGATTCGCCGAATCTCTCTTCGAATCAAAGCGAACAAGAGACTCAACTAAAAGCTTCTCGCGAC GCTGCTTATGCGATGGCTGCGAAAGCCAAACTTCATTTGCGTCAACTGAAAACGGTGAAGGCCGACCTTGCTTTCGCAAAAGAGCGCTGTGCTCAGCTCGAAGAGGAGAACAAGATGTTGCGGGAGAATCGCCAAAAGGGTAACAACAGTGAAGATGATGATCTG ATAAGACTCCAGTTGGAAACACTGTTAGCCGAGAAGGCGAGGCTGGCGCACGAGAACTCTTTATATGCACGGGAGAACCGATTCCTCCGCGAGATCGTGGAGTTCCATCAACTTACCATGCAGGATGTCGTCCATTTTGACGAGGAGGACATCGAAGAGGTCGACGACGTTGACCCGATCGAAATGCTACCCAATCTCTCACCAATTCATACAGCTCATGATGTGCACTCTTCCGCCATACCGAGCCCTCCGTCTCCAACCTCTAATCCTAATGGACAATCATCTCCAAATCCCAGTGTTCGGTCTGGGAGTCCGATTAGCCCTCACTCTCCGAAACAACATGGCTTAGAGACTCCACCAGAAGAAACAAAGGTGATTCAATGA
- the LOC109726429 gene encoding NADH dehydrogenase [ubiquinone] 1 alpha subcomplex subunit 1-like → MAKLFWLEAVLPLGIIAGMLCVMGNAQYYIHRAAHGRPKHVGNDVWDVAMERRDKKLMEEYSSAGN, encoded by the exons ATGGCGAAGCTCTTTTGGTTGGAGGCGGTTCTTCCGCTGGGGATCATCGCGGGGATGCTGTGCGTGATGGGGAACGCCCAATACTACATCCACAGAGCCGCTCATGGACGG CCGAAGCACGTTGGGAACGATGTTTGGGATGTGGCGATGGAGAGGAGGGATAAGAAGCTCATGGAGGAGTACTCCTCTGCTGGAAACTAG